One part of the Sorangiineae bacterium MSr11954 genome encodes these proteins:
- a CDS encoding VWA-like domain-containing protein, which translates to MTSATSGASGARRSELETWLDGFVRDPSFLEAYPYYASILAKITPVADPSVQRMAISLYDGRLYLHVNVESFMAEPQFLRGVLLHEVHHVVLGHLTHPKFVDVEEPELMDLAVEMSANEYIEEPLPPAVTCRAYSAVGIRPGQSTRERYEILVEHAKRTGARPRPTQGENGTGTVDDHRFLARGRAAPGGVAQTAILVSRAVNEPRSEHEAGQEQEREQERDTARRFLLAGRTPERIVEELMDTTRMPDEPMDWRSALAMFAARARAPVHTWSRPSRRFPHRVFEVPGRSWSLRSSDIPHLLVAIDTSLSMTKIELEDIARQLVALSERAKVIVAECDAQVSRIYPFAGHIEKVTGRGGTDLRPIFEPEILGAHDIDGVVYFTDGDGPFAPEPPPVPTLWVLTKPSTFACPWGQRARLRASR; encoded by the coding sequence GTGACCTCGGCCACCTCCGGCGCCTCCGGAGCCCGCCGCAGCGAGCTCGAAACCTGGCTCGACGGCTTCGTGCGCGATCCGAGCTTTCTCGAGGCTTACCCCTATTACGCGTCCATCCTGGCCAAAATTACGCCGGTCGCCGATCCCTCGGTGCAGCGCATGGCCATATCGCTCTACGACGGCCGGCTCTACTTGCATGTCAATGTCGAGTCGTTCATGGCCGAGCCTCAGTTCTTGCGCGGCGTGCTGCTGCACGAGGTGCATCACGTCGTCTTGGGGCACCTGACCCACCCCAAGTTCGTCGACGTCGAGGAGCCGGAGCTGATGGACCTGGCCGTCGAGATGTCGGCCAACGAGTACATCGAGGAGCCGCTGCCGCCGGCCGTCACCTGCCGCGCCTACTCGGCCGTGGGCATCCGCCCGGGGCAGAGCACGCGGGAGCGCTACGAAATTTTGGTCGAGCACGCGAAGCGAACCGGCGCCCGCCCGCGGCCGACGCAGGGCGAGAACGGAACGGGCACCGTCGACGATCATCGGTTTTTGGCGCGCGGGCGCGCGGCGCCGGGCGGTGTGGCGCAGACGGCCATTTTGGTCTCGCGCGCCGTGAACGAGCCGCGAAGCGAGCACGAAGCCGGGCAAGAACAGGAGCGCGAGCAGGAACGCGACACGGCGCGCCGCTTCCTGCTGGCGGGACGAACCCCCGAGCGCATCGTCGAAGAGCTCATGGATACCACGCGCATGCCGGACGAGCCCATGGACTGGCGCTCGGCCCTGGCCATGTTCGCCGCCCGGGCGCGCGCGCCGGTGCACACATGGTCGCGTCCGAGCCGGCGCTTTCCCCACCGCGTCTTCGAGGTGCCCGGACGAAGCTGGTCGCTGCGCAGCTCCGATATTCCGCATTTGCTGGTGGCCATCGACACTTCGCTCAGCATGACCAAAATCGAGCTGGAGGACATCGCGCGCCAGCTGGTCGCGCTGTCCGAGCGCGCCAAGGTGATCGTGGCCGAGTGCGACGCGCAGGTGTCGCGCATTTACCCCTTTGCGGGGCACATCGAGAAGGTCACGGGGCGCGGCGGCACCGATTTGCGCCCCATCTTCGAGCCCGAGATCCTGGGCGCGCACGACATCGACGGGGTCGTGTACTTCACCGATGGCGATGGTCCTTTCGCCCCCGAACCTCCGCCGGTGCCGACCCTCTGGGTCCTGACCAAGCCCTCCACCTTCGCCTGCCCCTGGGGCCAAAGGGCGCGCCTTCGCGCATCCCGTTGA
- a CDS encoding MoxR family ATPase gives MLSVAYRARRAVLLEGPTGIGKSEIVRHVAEELGIATAILDLSLLEPPDLVGLPIVKDDRTHYALPSVLPREGAGILLLEELNRAERYIQQPALQLLSARRLHEYELPPGWTCVATVNPQTAEYHVTALDKALRARFLQVNVRADRGAWLAWAQTHDLHPGIVALAHAHERILEDVPPRTWAYASELLRAFSPAELADGMLLRDALGGYLPAAWVEALLASRDSWGSRLSFDVRELLATYSPESPRAREIAGFRERGETDRLDEIVSRLAPLLAGPEAGVLVAQKQLVLGSFEALLADLPGDQREKLQEALGSNVTATSLADIEPNDFLTRFAGSAAEKKLAAWRADPVKRHRISLAVTALRTFVEQPARLPELKKSNMARTCLGHVLTQLPDPDAMALVETLKRVGITPVRPGT, from the coding sequence GTGCTCTCGGTGGCCTATCGCGCGCGGCGGGCGGTGCTGCTCGAGGGCCCGACCGGCATCGGCAAGAGCGAGATCGTTCGGCATGTGGCCGAGGAGCTCGGCATCGCCACCGCCATCCTCGATTTGAGCTTGCTCGAACCACCGGATCTCGTGGGCCTGCCGATCGTGAAGGACGACCGCACGCACTACGCCCTGCCCTCGGTTTTGCCGCGCGAGGGCGCCGGCATCCTTCTCTTGGAGGAGCTCAATCGCGCCGAGCGGTACATTCAGCAGCCGGCGCTTCAACTGCTCTCGGCGCGGCGGCTCCACGAGTACGAGCTCCCGCCGGGCTGGACATGCGTGGCCACCGTGAACCCGCAGACCGCCGAGTACCACGTGACCGCGCTCGACAAGGCGCTGCGCGCGCGCTTCCTCCAAGTGAACGTGCGCGCCGATCGCGGCGCGTGGCTCGCGTGGGCGCAGACGCACGATCTTCACCCCGGCATCGTGGCCCTGGCGCACGCGCACGAGCGCATCTTGGAGGACGTGCCCCCGCGAACGTGGGCCTACGCCTCCGAGCTCCTACGCGCCTTCTCCCCCGCCGAGCTGGCGGACGGCATGCTCCTGCGCGACGCGCTCGGCGGCTATTTGCCGGCCGCCTGGGTCGAGGCGCTCCTCGCCTCCCGCGATTCGTGGGGCTCGCGCCTCTCGTTCGACGTGCGCGAGCTCTTGGCCACGTACTCGCCCGAGTCCCCGCGCGCCCGTGAGATCGCGGGCTTTCGCGAGCGCGGCGAGACGGATCGCTTGGACGAGATCGTTTCGCGCCTGGCGCCGCTGCTCGCCGGCCCCGAGGCGGGGGTCTTGGTGGCGCAAAAGCAGCTGGTCCTCGGATCGTTCGAGGCGCTGCTCGCGGATCTGCCGGGGGATCAGCGCGAGAAGCTGCAGGAAGCCCTCGGCTCCAATGTGACGGCGACCTCGCTGGCCGACATCGAGCCAAACGACTTCCTCACGCGCTTCGCGGGCAGCGCGGCGGAGAAGAAACTCGCCGCGTGGCGCGCCGATCCCGTCAAGCGCCACCGCATCTCCTTGGCGGTGACCGCGCTGCGCACCTTCGTGGAGCAGCCCGCGCGCCTGCCGGAGCTCAAGAAAAGCAACATGGCGCGCACCTGCCTCGGCCACGTGCTCACCCAGCTGCCCGACCCCGACGCCATGGCGCTGGTCGAGACCCTCAAGCGCGTGGGCATCACCCCCGTGCGGCCCGGCACGTGA